The Mangifera indica cultivar Alphonso chromosome 8, CATAS_Mindica_2.1, whole genome shotgun sequence genome has a window encoding:
- the LOC123222305 gene encoding mitochondrial carnitine/acylcarnitine carrier-like protein, with product MADVAKDLISGTVGGAAQLIVGHPFDTIKVKLQSQPTPLPGQPPKYSGAIDSVKQTIEAEGPRGLCKGMGVPLATVAAFNALLFTVRGQMEALLRSKPGEPLTVYQQNIAGVAVSFLACPTELIKCRLQAQNALAVSGSAIVAVKYGGPMDVARHVLKSEGGVGGLFKGLVPTMAREVPGNATVFAVYEGLKQYMAGGQDTSQLGKGSLIVAGGLAGASFWAAVYPTDVVKSVIQVDDYKNPKFSGFMVAFRKILKAEGVKGLYKGFGRAMARSVPANSACFLVYEVTRSSLG from the exons ATGGCAGATGTAGCCAAGGATCTAATTTCTGGGACTGTTGGAGGGGCCGCGCAATTGATAGTTGGGCACCCATTTGACACCATAAAGGTCAAGCTCCAAAGCCAGCCTACTCCACTCCCAGGCCAACCTCCCAAGTATTCTGGTGCAATCGATTCTGTCAAGCAAACTATCGAAGCTGAAGGTCCAAGGGGATTGTGCAAGGGTATGGGGGTGCCTCTTGCAACTGTGGCAGCTTTCAATGCCCTCCTCTTTACTGTTAGAGGACAAATGGAGGCATTACTGAGGTCTAAACCTGGTGAACCCCTTACAGTTTACCAGCAGAATATTGCTGGAGTTGCTGTTTCATTTCTTGCTTGCCCCACTGAGTTGATTAAATGCAG ATTGCAAGCGCAAAATGCATTAGCAGTTTCTGGTTCAGCCATTGTGGCAGTGAAGTATGGTGGACCAATGGATGTTGCTAGGCATGTTCTCAAATCAGAAGGTGGTGTAGGGGGTCTTTTCAAGGGCTTGGTACCCACAATGGCAAGGGAGGTTCCTGGAAATGCTACTGTGTTTGCCGTCTACGAAGGACTGAAACAGTACATGGCTGGAGGCCAGGACACTTCTCAGTTGGGAAAAGGCTCTTTAATAGTTGCAGGAGGTTTAGCTGGTGCTTCATTCTGGGCAGCTGTCTACCCGACTGACGTTGTAAAGAGCGTTATTCAGGTGGATGACTACAAAAATCCCAAATTCTCTGGTTTCATGGTGGCTTTTAGAAAGATCCTAAAAGCAGAAGGTGTCAAAGGCTTGTACAAGGGTTTTGGCCGTGCAATGGCTAGAAGTGTTCCTGCAAATTCAGCATGCTTCTTGGTGTATGAGGTGACAAGGTCTAGTTTGGGGTAA